In Haemorhous mexicanus isolate bHaeMex1 chromosome 6, bHaeMex1.pri, whole genome shotgun sequence, a single window of DNA contains:
- the UBR7 gene encoding putative E3 ubiquitin-protein ligase UBR7, giving the protein MDISHLNRSSSVAEAGPCSGPGTLTVGTACPGAGPASSAALTAAAPSSASREGHRRSPSRPRCFRLRLHPPRRHCSRRRRRHPRHHLPEFGRARVNAVGRGRRPGAGGAPSARPPRHSPRRAPPAAARSSCTSGASSSTTRSCSSLRAPRSPRSWAASPSAAAGYGTRTVRVRPSRPRSSATRSRPGPSSGSVSAARSAITARRSCARPAGHVPAARAAPPRGDTPPTVTWGARDSASAVAPPGASLAPCFPPRFALLGLRVPAMEAAAPEGAEPGSGGSGGSGAEEPVVSLAEVLAENEELEKEARAVLGGSDHERCSYSQGAVKRQALYACSTCTPPGAEPAGICLACSYECHGTHRLFELYTKRNFRCDCGNSKFKNLQCKLLPEKGKVNSGNKYNDNFYGLYCTCKRPYPDPEDEIPDEMIQCIVCEDWFHGRHLGAVPPESGDFHEMVCQACMKRCHFLWAYASQLAVPPLTKASSLEDEGIVLKVEESEEQKKEIKKESGVEHHDTKEEKQLEQFNEPSTSSGSACPEVVTKSEEPVCKLKELQSKPFVRKDTATFWPSNWRSKLCTCEDCLKMYSELEVQFLTDECDTVLAYENKGTSDQETERRDPLMDTLNSMNRVQQVELICEYNDLKTELTDYLRRFADEGTVVKREDIQHFFEEFQSRKRRRTNRMQYYCS; this is encoded by the exons AAGCGGGTCCGTGCAGCGGGCCCGGGACACTTACAGTCGGTACAGCCTGTCCAGGCGCAGGCCCGGCCTCCAGCGCCGCCCTCACGGCTGCTGCACCTTCGTCCGCTTCACGGGAGGGTCATCGCCGCTCGCCGTCGCGTCCACGTTGTTTTCGTCTTCGCCTTCATCCTCCTCGTCGTCATTGTAGTCGTCGTCGTCGTCGTCATCCCCGCCACCACCTGCCGGAGTTCGGGCGGGCGCGGGTGAACGCTGTGGGGCGCGGGCGGCGCCCCGGGGCCGGCGGAGCCCCCTCGGCGCGCCCCCCCCGCCACTCACCGCGCCGCGCGCCGCCCGCAGCCGCCCGCTCCTCCTGCACCAGCGGcgccagcagctccaccacccGCTCCTGCAGCTCGCTCAGGGCTCCCCGCAGCCCGCGCAGCTGGGCGGCCTCGccctccgccgccgccgggtACGGCACCCGCACCGTCCGCGTCCGCCCGTCGCGGCCCCGCAGCTCCGCCACCAGATCCCGCCCCGGGCCCAGCTCGGGCTCCGTCTCGGCCGCCAGGTCCGCCATCACCGCCCGCCGCTCATGTGCCCGCCCCGCAGGTCATGTGCCGGCCGCGCGGGCTGCCCCGCCCCGCGGTGACACACCGCCCACGGTCACGTGGGGCGCGCGCGATTCCGCTTCCGCTGTAGCGCCCCCTGGCGCCTCCTTGGCCCCGTGTTTCCCGCCTCGCTTCGCGCTCCTCGGCCTTCGCGTCCCGGCGATGGAGGCGGCGGCTCCGGAGGGCGCCGAGccggggagcggcgggagcggcgggagcggcgcggaGGAACCCGTGGTGTCTCTGGCGGAGGTGCTGGCGGAGAacgaggagctggagaaggaagcGCGGGCCGTGCTGGGGGGCAGCGACCACGAGCGCTGCAGTTACTCACAg GGCGCGGTGAAGCGGCAGGCGCTGTACGCCTGCAGCACGTGCACGCCGCCCGGCGCCGAGCCCGCGGGGATCTGCCTGGCCTGCAGCTACGAGTGCCACGGCACCCACCGCCTCTTCGAGCTCTACACCAAGAG gaattTCCGCTGTGACTGTGGAAATAGCAAGTTTAAAAATCTGCAGTGCAAGTTACTCCCG GAAAAGGGCAAGGTGAATtcaggaaataaatataatgaCAACTTCTATGGATTGTACTGTACCTGTAAAAGACCTTACCCCGATCCTGAAGATGAG ATTCCAGATGAGATGATCCAATGCATAGTTTGTGAAGACTGGTTCCATGGAAGG CATCTTGGTGCAGTTCCCCCTGAAAGTGGAGACTTCCATGAAATGGTGTGCCAGGCCTGCATGAAACGTTGCCATTTCCTCTGGGCTTATGCATCACAATTAGCAG TTCCTCCTTTGACCAAAGCAAGCTCCCTTGAAGATGAAGGGATTGTCCTGAAGGTAGAGGAAAGtgaagagcagaagaaagaaataaaaaaagaaagtggagTGGAACACCATGAcacaaaggaggaaaagcaatTGGAACAATTTAATGAACCATCCACTAGCTCTGGGTCTGCCTGTCCTGAG GTAGTTACTAAGAGCGAGGAGCCTGTCTGTAAGCTGAAAGAGCTCCAAAGCAAGCCATTTGTAAGAAAAGATACTGCCACCTTTTGGCCATCGAACTGGAGGAGCAAATTATGCACTTGTGAAGACTGCCTG AAAATGTATTCAGAGCTTGAAGTCCAGTTCCTGACAGATGAATGTGACACTGTCTTGGCTTATGAAAATAAGGGTACCAGTGACCAAGAGACAGAGAGGAGAGATCCTTTAATGGACACCCTTAACAGTATGAACAGAGTCCAGCAAGTGGAACTCATCTGTG AATACAATGATTTAAAGACAGAACTGACTGACTATCTCAGGAGGTTTGCAGATGAGGGAACG GTGGTTAAAAGAGAAGACATTCAGCACTTCTTTGAAGAATTTCAGTCTCGGAAAAGGCGACGGACTAACAGGATGCAGTACTACTGTAGTTAG
- the BTBD7 gene encoding BTB/POZ domain-containing protein 7 isoform X2, with product MGANASNYPHSCSPRVGGNSQAQQTFIGTSSYSHQGFGCESKLYSLDHGHEKPQDKKKKTSGLATLKKKFIKRRKSSRSADHAKQMRELLSGWDVRDVNALVEEYEGTSALKELYLQANLARPEARTLQKDMAELYQYKYCTDVDLIFQETCFPVHRAILAARCPFFKTLLSSSPEYGAEIIMDINTAGIDMPMFSALLHYLYTGEFGMEDSRFQNVDILVQLSEEFGTPNSLDVDMRALFDYMCYYDVVLSFSSNSDLVETFGGSQNCLDEELRAHKAIISSRSPFFRHLLQRRIRTGEEITDRTLRTPTRIILDESIIPKKYAKVILNCMYTDVVDLSVLHSSPSVGSLSEVQALVAGKVNMTRAEEAMELYHIALFLEFNMLAQGCEDIIAESISLDTLIAILKWSSQPYGSKWVHRQALHFLCEEFTQVMTSEVFYELSKDHLLTAIQSDYLQASEQDILKYLIKWGEHQLMKRIADREPNLLSGTAHSVNKRGVKRRDLDIEELREILSPLLPFVRIEHILPMNSEVLSDAMKRGLISTPPSDMLPTSEGGKSNAWLRQKNAGIYVRPRLFSPYVEEAKSVLDEMMVEQTDLVRLRMVRMSNVPDTLYMVNNAVPQCCHVITHQQVSTNQSSPPSVIANEIPVPNLLVVKEMIRRLQELRHTEQVQRAYALNCGEGATVSYEIQIRVLREFGLSDAAAELLQNPHKFFPDERFGDESPLLTVRQSGRCRVNSTPTAETMFTELDSFVAFHPPLPPPPPPYHPPATPIHNQFKVGWKQRVPSQHPSRSFSYPCNHSLFHSSRAAPKAAPPVYLPGAKAAPPDCTNTAALGRQTVAAAAAVMAAEKQVCTQPLLNELMPDIAMGVSAMSLKDRRLPELTVDTELSQAVTEVGPGPPQHISCIQNRHMPTSRKKHAIEQKIDARENPQEYPDFYDFSNAACRPSTPAPNRHSPSPSQGIYFGPDLYSHNKASPSGLKSAYLPSQISPKKQEDSRREYLLSQDGHQHRQKNEPIHLDVLEQPPQRLDLALATQENAGNGPVHIRGRTKMETDLTYGLTSNRPSLSAYNSDVPEERPSRRLADDEPLEHGAQRNADLEREDGVSRGRRSPNKPDFLYKKSAL from the exons ATGGGTGCTAATGCATCAAACTACCCTCACTCGTGTTCCCCAAGGGTAGGGGGAAATTCACAGGCACAACAGACATTCATAG GAACATCATCCTACTCTCATCAAGGTTTTGGCTGTGAATCAAAGCTGTATAGCCTTGACCATGGCCACGAGAAACCTcaagacaagaaaaagaaaacctctgGCCTTGCGACCCTCAAAAAGAAATTCATTAAGCGTCGGAAATCGAGCCGATCTGCTGACCATGCCAAGCAGATGCGTGAGCTCCTCTCAGGCTGGGATGTCAGAGATGTTAATGCGTTAGTAGAAGAATACGAAGGAACATCAGCCTTAAAGGAACTTTATCTACAAGCTAATTTGGCAAGACCAGAAGCCAGGACGCTACAAAAAGACATGGCTGAACTTTATCAATACAAATATTGTACCGATGTAGACTTAATATTTCAAGAAACTTGTTTTCCTGTGCATCGTGCGATATTGGCGGCAAGATGTCCATTTTTTAAGACGCTGCTTTCTTCCTCTCCAGAGTATGGGGCTGAAATAATAATGGATATTAACACAGCTGGCATAGATATGCCtatgttttctgctttgttaCACTACCTTTATACGGGCGAGTTTGGAATGGAGGATTCGAGATTCCAAAATGTTGATATTCTTGTGCAGCTTAGTGAAGAATTTGGAACACCAAATTCCTTAGATGTTGACATGCGCGCCCTGTTTGATTATATGTGCTACTACGATGTGGTTCTTAGCTTTTCATCCAACTCTGACTTGGTTGAAACTTTTGGTGGAAGTCAGAACTGTCTAGATGAAGAGCTCAGAGCTCACAAAGCTATTATTTCATCACGATCTCCCTTTTTCCGTCACTTGCTGCAGAGAAGGATACGAACTGGTGAAGAAATCACAGACCGAACTCTACGGACTCCAACTAGAATTATATTGGATGAATCTATTATACCAAAAAAATATGCTAAGGTCATTTTGAACTGTATGTATACAGATGTGGTAGACCTCTCCGTTTTGCACTCCAGTCCTTCGGTGGGCAGTTTAAGTGAAGTTCAGGCTCTTGTAGCAGGAAAAGTAAACATGACTAGGGCTGAAGAAGCCATGGAGCTTTATCACATAGCACTGTTCTTGGAGTTTAACATGCTTGCACAAG GTTGTGAAGATATCATTGCTGAGAGCATCTCCCTGGACACCTTGATTGCCATTCTGAAGTGGAGCTCTCAGCCCTACGGTTCCAAGTGGGTGCACCGGCAGGCACTGCATTTCCTCTGTGAGGAGTTTACCCAGGTCATGACTTCAGAGGTCTTCTACGAGCTCAGCAAGGACCACCTGCTCACAGCCATTCAGTCTGACTATCTACAG GCAAGTGAACAAGATATTCTTAAATATCTGATTAAATGGGGAGAGCACCAGTTGATGAAGAGGATAGCAGATCGAG AGCCTAATTTACTCAGTGGTACTGCTCACAGTGTGAATAAAAGAGGTGTGAAGAGGAGAGATCTTGACATTGAAGAGCTGAGGGAGATCCTGTCTCCGCTTTTACCTTTTGTCCGCATTGAGCACATCTTACCCATGAATAGTGAAGTACTGAGTGATGCA ATGAAGAGAGGCCTGATTAGTACTCCTCCTTCAGACATGCTACCAACTTCAGAAGGTGGAAAGTCAAATGCCTGGCTGCGGCAAAAAAATGCTGGAATATATGTGCGGCCAAGACTGTTCTCACCATATGTGGAGGAGGCTAAG TCGGTGCTGGATGAGATGATGGTGGAGCAGACGGACCTGGTGCGCCTGCGGATGGTGCGGATGTCCAACGTGCCCGACACGCTGTACATGGTGAACAACGCGGTGCCGCAGTGCTGCCACGTCATCACCCACCAGCAAGTCAGCACCAACCAGAGCAGTCCTCCCTCAGTTATAGCCAACGAGATCCCAG TTCCCAATCTCCTGGTTGTGAAGGAGATGATCAggcggctgcaggagctgcgCCACACGGAGCAGGTGCAGCGAGCCTACGCTCTGAACTGTGGGGAAGGCGCCACCGTCAGTTACGAGATCCAGATCCGCGTGCTGCGGGAATTCGGCCtttctgatgctgctgctgagctcctgcag AATCCTCACAAATTCTTTCCTGATGAGCGATTTGGGGATGAAAGCCCACTGCTGACAGTGAGACAGTCTGGACGATGTCGTGTCAACAGCACTCCCACTGCAGAAACCATGTTTACAGAACTGGACTCTTTCGTGGCCTTCCATCCACCATTGCCCCCTCCTCCACCTCCATACCACCCACCAGCAACTCCTATTCACAACCAGTTCAAAGTGGGCTGGAAGCAAAGGGTGCCAAGTCAACATCCCTCCCGTTCCTTTTCTTACCCGTGTAACCACTCGCTGTTCCACTCCTCGCGGGCCGCCCCCAAGGCCGCCCCTCCCGTTTACCTGCCCGGCGCCAAGGCAGCGCCCCCCGACTGCACCAACACCGCGGCTCTGGGGCGCCAAACCGTGGCCGCAGCAGCGGCAGTGATGGCAGCTGAGAAACAAGTA tgtaCTCAGCCCCTGCTAAATGAGCTGATGCCGGACATCGCAATGGGTGTGTCAGCAATGTCTCTGAAGGACAGAAGATTACCAGAGCTCACGGTGGACACGGAGCTGAGCCAGGCGGTTACAGAGGTAGGGCCCGGCCCACCCCAGCACATTTCATGCATTCAGAACAGGCACATGCCTACTTCTCGGAAAAAACATGCAATAGAGCAAAAAATAGATGCTCGAGAAAACCCGCAGGAATATCCTGACTTCTATGACTTCTCCAATGCTGCATGCAGACCCTCTACTCCAGCACCCAACAGGCACAGCCCTTCACCTTCACAAGGCATTTATTTTGGCCCAGATTTGTACAGCCACAATAAGGCATCACCAAGTGGCTTAAAGTCAGCCTATCTACCTTCCCAGATATCTCCTAAAAAGCAAGAGGATTCTAGGAGGGAGTACCTGCTCTCACAAGACGGGCATCAACACAGGCAAAAGAATGAGCCAATACACCTCGATGTCTTAGAACAGCCTCCCCAGCGGCTGGACTTGGCACTGGCTACCCAGGAGAATGCTGGGAATGGCCCTGTTCACATCAGGGGAAGAACAAAAATGGAAACGGATTTAACCTATGGGCTAACCTCCAACAGACCTTCACTCTCTGCATACAACTCTGACGTGCCAGAAGAGAGACCCAGTAGGAGACTGGCAGATGATGAGCCATTGGAACATGGAGCACAGAGAAACGCAGATTTGGAAAGGGAAGACGGAGTAAGCAGAGGAAGGAGGTCTCCAAACAAACCAGACTTCCTGTACAAAAAATCTGCCCTATGA
- the BTBD7 gene encoding BTB/POZ domain-containing protein 7 isoform X1 produces the protein MGANASNYPHSCSPRVGGNSQAQQTFIGTSSYSHQGFGCESKLYSLDHGHEKPQDKKKKTSGLATLKKKFIKRRKSSRSADHAKQMRELLSGWDVRDVNALVEEYEGTSALKELYLQANLARPEARTLQKDMAELYQYKYCTDVDLIFQETCFPVHRAILAARCPFFKTLLSSSPEYGAEIIMDINTAGIDMPMFSALLHYLYTGEFGMEDSRFQNVDILVQLSEEFGTPNSLDVDMRALFDYMCYYDVVLSFSSNSDLVETFGGSQNCLDEELRAHKAIISSRSPFFRHLLQRRIRTGEEITDRTLRTPTRIILDESIIPKKYAKVILNCMYTDVVDLSVLHSSPSVGSLSEVQALVAGKVNMTRAEEAMELYHIALFLEFNMLAQGCEDIIAESISLDTLIAILKWSSQPYGSKWVHRQALHFLCEEFTQVMTSEVFYELSKDHLLTAIQSDYLQASEQDILKYLIKWGEHQLMKRIADREPNLLSGTAHSVNKRGVKRRDLDIEELREILSPLLPFVRIEHILPMNSEVLSDAMKRGLISTPPSDMLPTSEGGKSNAWLRQKNAGIYVRPRLFSPYVEEAKILMKFHRKQSNVLRETSLVSSQFAGPAPRQPSWQADGKSVLDEMMVEQTDLVRLRMVRMSNVPDTLYMVNNAVPQCCHVITHQQVSTNQSSPPSVIANEIPVPNLLVVKEMIRRLQELRHTEQVQRAYALNCGEGATVSYEIQIRVLREFGLSDAAAELLQNPHKFFPDERFGDESPLLTVRQSGRCRVNSTPTAETMFTELDSFVAFHPPLPPPPPPYHPPATPIHNQFKVGWKQRVPSQHPSRSFSYPCNHSLFHSSRAAPKAAPPVYLPGAKAAPPDCTNTAALGRQTVAAAAAVMAAEKQVCTQPLLNELMPDIAMGVSAMSLKDRRLPELTVDTELSQAVTEVGPGPPQHISCIQNRHMPTSRKKHAIEQKIDARENPQEYPDFYDFSNAACRPSTPAPNRHSPSPSQGIYFGPDLYSHNKASPSGLKSAYLPSQISPKKQEDSRREYLLSQDGHQHRQKNEPIHLDVLEQPPQRLDLALATQENAGNGPVHIRGRTKMETDLTYGLTSNRPSLSAYNSDVPEERPSRRLADDEPLEHGAQRNADLEREDGVSRGRRSPNKPDFLYKKSAL, from the exons ATGGGTGCTAATGCATCAAACTACCCTCACTCGTGTTCCCCAAGGGTAGGGGGAAATTCACAGGCACAACAGACATTCATAG GAACATCATCCTACTCTCATCAAGGTTTTGGCTGTGAATCAAAGCTGTATAGCCTTGACCATGGCCACGAGAAACCTcaagacaagaaaaagaaaacctctgGCCTTGCGACCCTCAAAAAGAAATTCATTAAGCGTCGGAAATCGAGCCGATCTGCTGACCATGCCAAGCAGATGCGTGAGCTCCTCTCAGGCTGGGATGTCAGAGATGTTAATGCGTTAGTAGAAGAATACGAAGGAACATCAGCCTTAAAGGAACTTTATCTACAAGCTAATTTGGCAAGACCAGAAGCCAGGACGCTACAAAAAGACATGGCTGAACTTTATCAATACAAATATTGTACCGATGTAGACTTAATATTTCAAGAAACTTGTTTTCCTGTGCATCGTGCGATATTGGCGGCAAGATGTCCATTTTTTAAGACGCTGCTTTCTTCCTCTCCAGAGTATGGGGCTGAAATAATAATGGATATTAACACAGCTGGCATAGATATGCCtatgttttctgctttgttaCACTACCTTTATACGGGCGAGTTTGGAATGGAGGATTCGAGATTCCAAAATGTTGATATTCTTGTGCAGCTTAGTGAAGAATTTGGAACACCAAATTCCTTAGATGTTGACATGCGCGCCCTGTTTGATTATATGTGCTACTACGATGTGGTTCTTAGCTTTTCATCCAACTCTGACTTGGTTGAAACTTTTGGTGGAAGTCAGAACTGTCTAGATGAAGAGCTCAGAGCTCACAAAGCTATTATTTCATCACGATCTCCCTTTTTCCGTCACTTGCTGCAGAGAAGGATACGAACTGGTGAAGAAATCACAGACCGAACTCTACGGACTCCAACTAGAATTATATTGGATGAATCTATTATACCAAAAAAATATGCTAAGGTCATTTTGAACTGTATGTATACAGATGTGGTAGACCTCTCCGTTTTGCACTCCAGTCCTTCGGTGGGCAGTTTAAGTGAAGTTCAGGCTCTTGTAGCAGGAAAAGTAAACATGACTAGGGCTGAAGAAGCCATGGAGCTTTATCACATAGCACTGTTCTTGGAGTTTAACATGCTTGCACAAG GTTGTGAAGATATCATTGCTGAGAGCATCTCCCTGGACACCTTGATTGCCATTCTGAAGTGGAGCTCTCAGCCCTACGGTTCCAAGTGGGTGCACCGGCAGGCACTGCATTTCCTCTGTGAGGAGTTTACCCAGGTCATGACTTCAGAGGTCTTCTACGAGCTCAGCAAGGACCACCTGCTCACAGCCATTCAGTCTGACTATCTACAG GCAAGTGAACAAGATATTCTTAAATATCTGATTAAATGGGGAGAGCACCAGTTGATGAAGAGGATAGCAGATCGAG AGCCTAATTTACTCAGTGGTACTGCTCACAGTGTGAATAAAAGAGGTGTGAAGAGGAGAGATCTTGACATTGAAGAGCTGAGGGAGATCCTGTCTCCGCTTTTACCTTTTGTCCGCATTGAGCACATCTTACCCATGAATAGTGAAGTACTGAGTGATGCA ATGAAGAGAGGCCTGATTAGTACTCCTCCTTCAGACATGCTACCAACTTCAGAAGGTGGAAAGTCAAATGCCTGGCTGCGGCAAAAAAATGCTGGAATATATGTGCGGCCAAGACTGTTCTCACCATATGTGGAGGAGGCTAAG ATCTTGATGAAATTCCACCGGAAACAAAGCAACGTTCTGAGGGAAACCTCCCTGGTTTCCAGCCAGTTTGCCGGCCCAGCTCCTCGGCAGCCCTCCTGGCAGGCGGATGGCAAG TCGGTGCTGGATGAGATGATGGTGGAGCAGACGGACCTGGTGCGCCTGCGGATGGTGCGGATGTCCAACGTGCCCGACACGCTGTACATGGTGAACAACGCGGTGCCGCAGTGCTGCCACGTCATCACCCACCAGCAAGTCAGCACCAACCAGAGCAGTCCTCCCTCAGTTATAGCCAACGAGATCCCAG TTCCCAATCTCCTGGTTGTGAAGGAGATGATCAggcggctgcaggagctgcgCCACACGGAGCAGGTGCAGCGAGCCTACGCTCTGAACTGTGGGGAAGGCGCCACCGTCAGTTACGAGATCCAGATCCGCGTGCTGCGGGAATTCGGCCtttctgatgctgctgctgagctcctgcag AATCCTCACAAATTCTTTCCTGATGAGCGATTTGGGGATGAAAGCCCACTGCTGACAGTGAGACAGTCTGGACGATGTCGTGTCAACAGCACTCCCACTGCAGAAACCATGTTTACAGAACTGGACTCTTTCGTGGCCTTCCATCCACCATTGCCCCCTCCTCCACCTCCATACCACCCACCAGCAACTCCTATTCACAACCAGTTCAAAGTGGGCTGGAAGCAAAGGGTGCCAAGTCAACATCCCTCCCGTTCCTTTTCTTACCCGTGTAACCACTCGCTGTTCCACTCCTCGCGGGCCGCCCCCAAGGCCGCCCCTCCCGTTTACCTGCCCGGCGCCAAGGCAGCGCCCCCCGACTGCACCAACACCGCGGCTCTGGGGCGCCAAACCGTGGCCGCAGCAGCGGCAGTGATGGCAGCTGAGAAACAAGTA tgtaCTCAGCCCCTGCTAAATGAGCTGATGCCGGACATCGCAATGGGTGTGTCAGCAATGTCTCTGAAGGACAGAAGATTACCAGAGCTCACGGTGGACACGGAGCTGAGCCAGGCGGTTACAGAGGTAGGGCCCGGCCCACCCCAGCACATTTCATGCATTCAGAACAGGCACATGCCTACTTCTCGGAAAAAACATGCAATAGAGCAAAAAATAGATGCTCGAGAAAACCCGCAGGAATATCCTGACTTCTATGACTTCTCCAATGCTGCATGCAGACCCTCTACTCCAGCACCCAACAGGCACAGCCCTTCACCTTCACAAGGCATTTATTTTGGCCCAGATTTGTACAGCCACAATAAGGCATCACCAAGTGGCTTAAAGTCAGCCTATCTACCTTCCCAGATATCTCCTAAAAAGCAAGAGGATTCTAGGAGGGAGTACCTGCTCTCACAAGACGGGCATCAACACAGGCAAAAGAATGAGCCAATACACCTCGATGTCTTAGAACAGCCTCCCCAGCGGCTGGACTTGGCACTGGCTACCCAGGAGAATGCTGGGAATGGCCCTGTTCACATCAGGGGAAGAACAAAAATGGAAACGGATTTAACCTATGGGCTAACCTCCAACAGACCTTCACTCTCTGCATACAACTCTGACGTGCCAGAAGAGAGACCCAGTAGGAGACTGGCAGATGATGAGCCATTGGAACATGGAGCACAGAGAAACGCAGATTTGGAAAGGGAAGACGGAGTAAGCAGAGGAAGGAGGTCTCCAAACAAACCAGACTTCCTGTACAAAAAATCTGCCCTATGA